The Juglans microcarpa x Juglans regia isolate MS1-56 chromosome 8S, Jm3101_v1.0, whole genome shotgun sequence genome has a window encoding:
- the LOC121244823 gene encoding extensin-2-like gives MGKDHGNILAWMRKKWFLWFLKVGIMGLIMFANVTSEDQIGVPSTNTLCISDCATCPVICSPSPPLLQSHPPPSPPVHHSQPRPRPPPLEASAPKASSYSSVQPPPPPPYKYFNNMPPGPGTPPTTYPHDYSYPYYYFYASKASYLSLDASFFFMSLSLSFCVFLLVSKSRMQFVPWENI, from the coding sequence ATGGGTAAGGATCATGGCAACATTTTggcttggatgagaaagaaatggTTTCTTTGGTTTTTGAAGGTAGGGATTATGGGGCTGATCATGTTTGCCAATGTGACATCTGAGGATCAAATCGGGGTTCCTTCAACCAACACACTATGCATCAGTGATTGTGCCACATGTCCTGTAATATGTTCGCCGTCCCCGCCGCTGCTACAGTCACATCCGCCACCATCACCACCAGTGCACCACTCACAGCCACGGCCACGACCGCCACCACTAGAAGCATCAGCCCCAAAAGCTTCTTCATATTCTTCAGTCCAACCTCCTCCACCGCCACCTTACAAGTACTTCAACAATATGCCTCCAGGTCCAGGGACACCTCCTACAACATATCCGCATGACTACTCATATCCCTACTACTACTTTTACGCCTCCAAGGCTTCCTATCTTTCACTTGATGCTTCCTTTTTCTTCATGtcactttctctttcattttgtgttttcttgttgGTGAGTAAAAGCCGGATGCAATTTGTTCCATGGGAAAACATATAG